In one Streptomyces sp. NBC_01241 genomic region, the following are encoded:
- the gcvT gene encoding glycine cleavage system aminomethyltransferase GcvT, giving the protein MSTAPRLTALDALHRSLGATMTDFAGWDMPLRYGSERDEHNAVRTRAGLFDLSHMGEITVTGPEAAAFLNFALVGNIATVAMGRARYTMICAEDGGILDDLIVYRLGETEAPEYLVVANAGNAQIVLDALTARAGGFDTEVRDDRDAYALLAVQGPESAAILAAVTDADLDGLKYYAGLPGTVAGVPALIARTGYTGEDGFELFVAPEHAEQLWKALTEAGASRGLIPCGLSCRDTLRLEAGMPLYGHELNTGLTPFDAGLGRVVKFEKEGDFVGREALRAAAERAETAPPRKLVGLIAEGRRVPRAGFSVVAGGEVVGEVTSGAPSPTLGKPIAMAYVDAAHATPGTAGVGVDIRGSHEPYEVVALPFYKRQK; this is encoded by the coding sequence ATGAGCACCGCCCCCCGTCTTACTGCCCTCGATGCCCTGCACCGTTCGCTGGGCGCGACCATGACCGACTTCGCGGGCTGGGACATGCCCCTGCGGTACGGCAGCGAGCGCGACGAGCACAACGCGGTCCGCACCAGGGCCGGTCTCTTCGACCTGTCGCACATGGGCGAGATCACCGTCACCGGCCCCGAGGCCGCGGCCTTCCTGAACTTCGCGCTGGTCGGCAACATCGCCACCGTCGCCATGGGCCGCGCCCGCTACACGATGATCTGCGCCGAGGACGGCGGCATCCTGGACGACCTGATCGTCTACCGGCTGGGCGAGACCGAGGCCCCCGAATATCTGGTGGTCGCCAACGCCGGCAACGCCCAGATCGTGCTGGACGCGCTGACCGCGCGGGCCGGCGGTTTCGACACCGAGGTGCGCGACGACCGCGACGCGTACGCGCTGCTCGCCGTCCAGGGCCCCGAGTCCGCCGCCATCCTGGCCGCCGTCACCGACGCCGACCTGGACGGCCTGAAGTACTACGCCGGCCTGCCCGGCACCGTCGCCGGTGTCCCCGCGCTGATCGCCCGTACCGGCTACACCGGCGAGGACGGCTTCGAGCTGTTCGTCGCCCCCGAGCACGCCGAACAGCTGTGGAAGGCCCTCACCGAGGCGGGCGCCTCCCGCGGCCTGATCCCGTGCGGGCTGTCCTGCCGCGACACGCTGCGCCTGGAGGCGGGCATGCCGCTCTACGGGCACGAGCTGAACACCGGGCTGACCCCGTTCGACGCCGGTCTCGGCCGGGTCGTGAAGTTCGAGAAGGAGGGCGACTTCGTCGGCCGCGAAGCCCTCCGGGCCGCCGCCGAGCGCGCCGAGACCGCCCCGCCCCGCAAGCTGGTCGGCCTGATCGCCGAGGGCCGCCGCGTACCGCGCGCCGGTTTTTCCGTGGTCGCCGGGGGCGAGGTCGTCGGCGAGGTCACCTCGGGCGCCCCGTCGCCCACCCTGGGCAAGCCGATCGCCATGGCGTACGTGGACGCCGCGCACGCCACGCCCGGCACCGCGGGCGTCGGAGTGGACATCCGGGGCAGCCACGAGCCGTACGAGGTCGTGGC